From Mariprofundus sp. NF, the proteins below share one genomic window:
- a CDS encoding DinB family protein — protein MIELLQNMARYNHWMNDKLFAKVKELPADAIAEDRDAYFGSILGTLNHILIADLFWLHRFATNPDCREALAHPLTEFPTPASLREILFDDFSELTDNRRALDGLILDFSETWTDKLLAEPIRYRNFAGEKQQRALGELLQHFFNHQTHHRGQATTLLFQAGIDPGPTDLLVMMMEEN, from the coding sequence ATGATTGAGTTGTTACAGAACATGGCACGTTATAACCACTGGATGAACGACAAGCTGTTTGCGAAAGTAAAAGAGCTGCCTGCCGATGCCATCGCAGAGGATCGTGATGCCTATTTCGGTTCGATCCTTGGCACCCTCAACCATATCCTGATTGCCGATCTCTTCTGGCTGCACCGCTTTGCCACCAATCCTGACTGCCGCGAAGCTCTGGCCCACCCGCTCACCGAGTTCCCTACCCCCGCCTCCCTGCGTGAAATCCTCTTTGATGATTTCTCCGAACTCACCGACAACCGCCGCGCACTCGATGGCCTGATCCTCGATTTTTCCGAAACCTGGACAGATAAGCTACTCGCAGAACCGATCCGCTACCGCAACTTCGCAGGCGAGAAACAGCAGCGCGCTTTGGGTGAGTTATTGCAGCACTTTTTCAACCACCAGACCCACCACCGCGGCCAGGCCACTACCCTCCTCTTCCAGGCCGGAATCGACCCCGGCCCCACCGATCTGCTGGTCATGATGATGGAGGAGAATTAA
- a CDS encoding isoprenylcysteine carboxylmethyltransferase family protein gives MKKMFNELMRGGDISTARVITRFILGFGLIAAILFGTAGTFNWPEAWTYIIVQFTYSLRMTLWLKKHDPALLKSRMRVLNPSMQQRDKLFALLFTLLFIPFLLLPGLDAIRFGWSDMPLAIEIIGFAGVSWALWLILRVMQENSFASPIVEIQRERNHQVIDSGPYAYVRHPMYTGFITMNICLPLALGSLWTLPFGILLSSIFLIRIRFEEKTLQDELQGYSDYCQRVRFRLLPGVW, from the coding sequence ATGAAGAAGATGTTTAATGAGCTGATGCGCGGCGGAGATATATCAACGGCGAGAGTGATCACCCGCTTTATTCTCGGCTTCGGCCTGATCGCCGCCATCCTGTTCGGCACGGCTGGCACGTTTAACTGGCCTGAGGCCTGGACCTATATCATCGTGCAATTCACCTACTCATTGCGCATGACCCTCTGGCTGAAAAAGCATGATCCGGCCCTGCTCAAAAGCCGCATGAGAGTCCTGAATCCATCGATGCAACAACGGGACAAGCTGTTTGCACTGCTATTCACACTACTGTTTATCCCCTTCCTCTTACTCCCCGGTCTCGATGCCATACGTTTCGGCTGGTCGGATATGCCGCTGGCTATTGAGATTATCGGTTTTGCAGGCGTGAGCTGGGCACTATGGCTGATTCTGCGGGTGATGCAGGAGAACAGCTTCGCATCACCGATAGTTGAGATACAACGTGAGCGTAATCATCAGGTGATCGATTCCGGCCCCTACGCCTATGTTCGCCACCCCATGTACACCGGTTTCATCACCATGAATATCTGTCTGCCACTGGCGCTGGGTTCACTCTGGACACTGCCCTTTGGCATTCTGCTCTCTTCGATCTTCCTGATCCGCATCCGCTTTGAAGAGAAAACCCTGCAAGATGAGCTGCAGGGTTATAGCGATTACTGCCAGCGGGTGCGCTTTCGTCTTCTTCCGGGGGTGTGGTGA